Proteins encoded in a region of the Zea mays cultivar B73 chromosome 4, Zm-B73-REFERENCE-NAM-5.0, whole genome shotgun sequence genome:
- the LOC103650834 gene encoding pectinesterase inhibitor 28 translates to MATTKKEKVILVLLFSLTMLPLSTLGTRSGPAAVQHHGHGGTTKHPSPPSPATAALVRSTCNSTAYYDVCVSALGADPSSATADVRGLSTIAVSAAAANASGGAATAAALANGTGTAASSSNAQAAPATASAAAALLRTCAAKYGQARDALAAAGDSIAQQDYDVASVHVSAAAEYPQVCRVLFRRQKPGQYPAELAAREETLRQLCSVALDIIGLASTNTN, encoded by the coding sequence ATGGCAACCACCAAGAAGGAGAAGGTCATCCTCGTCCTGCTGTTCTCCCTGACGATGCTCCCTCTCAGCACCCTCGGCACCCGCTCCGGCCCGGCGGCCGTGCAGCACCACGGCCACGGCGGCACCACCAAGCACCCCTCGCCTCCTTCACCAGCCACGGCGGCGCTGGTACGCAGCACGTGTAACTCCACGGCGTACTACGACGTGTGCGTGTCCGCGCTGGGCGCCGACCCGTCCAGCGCCACCGCCGACGTCCGCGGGCTCTCGACCATCGCCGTGTCCGCGGCGGCCGCCaacgcctcgggcggcgccgccacGGCCGCGGCGCTCGCCAACGGCACCGGCACCGCCGCGTCGTCGTCCAACGCGCAGGCGGCCCCTGCCACGGCCTCCGCCGCCGCGGCGCTGCTCCGCACGTGCGCAGCCAAGTACGGCCAGGCCCGGGACGCGCTGGCCGCCGCCGGGGACTCCATCGCGCAGCAGGACTACGACGTGGCGTCCGTGCACGTgagcgccgccgccgagtacccgCAGGTGTGTAGGGTGCTGTTCCGGCGGCAGAAGCCCGGGCAGTACCCCGCGGAGCTGGCGGCGAGGGAGGAGACGCTCAGGCAGCTCTGCTCCGTCGCGCTCGACATCATCGGGCTCGCCTCCACCAACACCAACTAA